A region of Macrobrachium nipponense isolate FS-2020 chromosome 7, ASM1510439v2, whole genome shotgun sequence DNA encodes the following proteins:
- the LOC135217519 gene encoding uncharacterized protein LOC135217519, with protein sequence MSNFALVLAAASGVLLAVSLCEGCPFPFDTIGSQCLLFDTLEFGSYYDMRLYCTRVAEGARLAKVPTANQLAEIIKYINKYGLDRYNYWIDASDEDLEGYWRWGDGTSVPMGAPYWRYDCDEALTMRPLTDKQQNCAILDKESNYLFADTSCLGDVGEIKYCPVCEIA encoded by the exons ATGAGTAACTTTGCCCTTGTTTTAG CGGCTGCTTCTGGTGTCCTTCTAGCTGTTTCCTTATGTGAAG GTTGCCCGTTCCCCTTCGATACGATCGGCAGCCAGTGCCTCCTGTTTGACACTCTCGAGTTCGGAAGCTACTACGACATGAGACTGTATTGCACCAGAGTGGCAGAGGGCGCCAGACTCGCCAAGGTTCCGACAGCGAATCAGTTGGCAGAAATCATCAAGTACATCAACAAATACG GTTTGGATCGCTACAACTACTGGATAGACGCCTCTGACGAAGACCTCGAAGGTTACTGGAGGTGGGGCGATGGGACCAGCGTCCCCATGGGCGCCCCCTACTGGAGGTACGACTGCGACGAAGCCCTGACGATGAGACCTCTCACGGACAAGCAGCAGAACTGCGCGATTTTGGACAAGGAGTCGAACTACCTCTTTGCCGACACCTCCTGTCTGGGAGACGTCGGGGAAATAAAATATTGTCCAGTCTGCGAAATCGCGTGA